Proteins encoded by one window of Roseibium sp. Sym1:
- the mltA gene encoding murein transglycosylase A codes for MADGPQIPDHLHKVAFADLAGWREDDHAAALESFLRLCGKPEVLDASPTFPRVAPGILEALCDEGKRSGRASADAARRFFETWFTPYRVDRKGFVTAYFEPELAASREKTLDYAVPLLKKPDGLEPVGVADRPRDWPAHLSHGRRVNGKLTEMPDRGAIMAGALDEENLELVWLADPVDAFYVHVQGSARLRLADGTVMRVGYAGKTGHPYTGIARLLVERGEGTPEDFTMSGTRAWLEAHPEERDALFRKNRSYIFFREVTEVGSEDGPVGAAGLALSAGRSLAVDPDHIPYGGLVFVGTDFDLPAAGGTFRRLMVADDTGSAIKGPARGDVFVGSGETAGAIAGEIRHPATFTLLVPNLALGSGTVVTD; via the coding sequence ATGGCTGACGGCCCGCAGATCCCTGATCACCTCCACAAGGTGGCTTTTGCCGATCTGGCGGGATGGCGGGAGGACGATCATGCGGCGGCCCTGGAAAGTTTCCTGCGCCTGTGCGGCAAGCCGGAGGTTCTCGATGCCAGCCCGACCTTCCCGCGTGTTGCGCCAGGCATCCTGGAGGCATTGTGCGACGAAGGCAAGCGGTCCGGCCGCGCCTCGGCGGATGCGGCGCGCCGGTTCTTCGAAACATGGTTCACACCTTATCGTGTCGACCGGAAAGGTTTTGTGACGGCCTATTTCGAGCCGGAACTGGCGGCTTCGCGCGAGAAGACACTAGATTATGCCGTGCCGCTTTTGAAGAAACCCGATGGGCTCGAACCGGTCGGCGTCGCCGACCGGCCCCGGGACTGGCCAGCGCATCTGAGCCACGGCCGGCGCGTGAACGGCAAGCTCACGGAAATGCCTGACCGGGGCGCCATCATGGCCGGGGCCCTGGACGAGGAAAACCTTGAACTGGTCTGGCTGGCCGATCCTGTCGACGCGTTTTACGTCCATGTCCAGGGGTCCGCCCGTCTGCGCCTCGCCGACGGCACGGTCATGCGGGTCGGATATGCCGGCAAGACCGGCCATCCCTATACCGGCATTGCACGGCTGCTGGTCGAGCGCGGCGAAGGTACGCCGGAAGACTTCACCATGTCCGGAACGAGGGCCTGGCTGGAAGCGCATCCGGAGGAGCGTGACGCGCTGTTCAGGAAAAACCGGTCCTACATCTTCTTTCGCGAGGTGACCGAGGTCGGTTCCGAAGACGGGCCGGTCGGCGCCGCCGGCCTGGCACTGAGCGCGGGCCGAAGCCTGGCGGTCGATCCGGATCATATTCCCTATGGCGGGCTGGTGTTTGTCGGTACCGATTTCGACCTGCCCGCGGCAGGCGGGACATTTCGGCGCCTGATGGTCGCGGACGACACCGGATCCGCGATCAAGGGTCCGGCAAGGGGCGATGTTTTTGTCGGCTCCGGGGAGACCGCCGGTGCCATCGCCGGAGAGATCCGTCATCCGGCGACCTTCACGCTGCTTGTGCCCAACCTGGCACTTGGCTCCGGCACGGTGGTGACGGACTAG